The following proteins are encoded in a genomic region of Archangium lipolyticum:
- a CDS encoding ATP-binding protein yields MLSPLGQPVLEAVAWGDQLEALLDTEPACILVDARQGWSVGVETALRLRNEERTRHIPLLLLGTSACDQADVLRGCGLSTVDCLLEPIHPELLRAKVGMFIELQRRERTLRAALDRAERAEAVARASERVLGTLLGNLPGMAYRCHNTPGSPFSYASSGTLELTGYDPEDFTHHLAWQELIHPDDIRRVHEGIQMALDARTPFTLTYRIRTRTGEERWVWERGVAIQEGPQTELPILEGFITDITPLRRAEQEREALLAQARAEQNRLETIIQQLPCAVHIAEAPSGRTWAFNARAEELLGHPMIEVRGLQDFARYRAIHEDGSRYVAEEYPIARVLLTGKAQPEEEVLYDRPDGSVRVFLISAGPILDARGQLQAVVASFIDITRLRRAERRQAFLASVSETLASSLDYEATLAHVVQRAVPELGDCCTLDMLEPDGSIRRLAVAHVDPARAELAWEMARRYPIRLDENSGSGAVIRTGKTQLLADVPDQAFVQHARDARHLELLRGLKATSALIVPLHARGRTFGALSLGYASPGHHYGPEEQLLAEDLARRAALAVDNARLYREAQLAVQLRDEFLSVASHELKTPLTPLYLKLSALSRELPRCCEGDTRSQGLQRHVDVARRQVHKMSTLINSLLDISRLSQGKLKLEPEDTDLGEVLAEVVAWFVPEAARVGSELRVEGEARMPGRWDRLRLEQVVTNLLSNAIRYGAGHPIAARLEVEGDLARLVVRDQGIGIAPEAQERIFGKFERAVSDRHSGGLGLGLYITRSIVEVMGGSIRVESRLGEGSTFIVELPRCQDTR; encoded by the coding sequence ATGCTGAGCCCCCTGGGCCAGCCAGTACTCGAAGCCGTCGCCTGGGGCGATCAGCTCGAGGCCCTGCTCGATACGGAGCCCGCCTGTATCCTCGTGGATGCGCGCCAGGGCTGGTCCGTGGGCGTCGAGACGGCCCTGCGCCTGCGCAACGAGGAGAGGACCCGGCACATCCCCCTCCTCCTGCTCGGAACGAGCGCCTGTGACCAGGCGGACGTGCTGCGCGGCTGTGGACTGAGCACGGTGGACTGCCTGCTGGAGCCCATCCACCCGGAGCTCCTGCGCGCCAAGGTGGGGATGTTCATTGAGCTCCAACGGAGGGAGCGCACGCTGCGGGCTGCGCTCGACCGGGCCGAGCGCGCCGAAGCGGTGGCACGCGCGAGCGAACGCGTGCTGGGCACCCTGCTGGGAAATCTGCCCGGCATGGCCTACCGCTGCCACAACACGCCCGGTTCCCCCTTTTCCTACGCCAGCTCGGGCACCCTGGAGCTCACCGGCTACGACCCCGAGGACTTCACCCACCATCTCGCCTGGCAGGAGCTCATCCACCCCGACGACATCCGGAGGGTCCACGAAGGCATCCAGATGGCGCTCGACGCACGGACGCCCTTCACCCTCACCTACCGGATCCGCACGCGCACCGGAGAGGAGCGCTGGGTGTGGGAGCGGGGGGTGGCCATCCAGGAGGGGCCCCAGACCGAGCTTCCCATCCTGGAGGGCTTCATCACCGACATCACCCCGCTGCGCCGCGCCGAGCAGGAGAGGGAGGCGCTGCTGGCCCAGGCAAGGGCGGAACAAAACCGCCTGGAGACCATCATCCAGCAACTGCCGTGCGCGGTGCACATCGCCGAGGCGCCCTCGGGGCGGACATGGGCCTTCAATGCCCGGGCCGAGGAGCTCCTCGGACACCCGATGATCGAGGTGCGGGGCCTCCAGGACTTCGCCCGCTACCGCGCCATCCACGAGGACGGGAGCCGCTACGTGGCGGAGGAGTATCCCATCGCGCGGGTGCTGCTCACCGGGAAGGCCCAGCCGGAAGAGGAGGTGCTCTATGACCGGCCCGACGGCTCCGTGCGGGTCTTCCTCATCAGCGCCGGACCCATCCTGGATGCACGGGGGCAACTGCAGGCGGTGGTGGCGAGCTTCATCGACATCACCCGGCTCAGGCGCGCCGAGCGGCGCCAGGCCTTCCTCGCCTCGGTGAGCGAGACACTGGCCAGCTCGCTCGACTACGAGGCCACGCTCGCCCATGTGGTGCAGCGGGCCGTGCCCGAGCTCGGGGACTGCTGCACGCTGGACATGCTCGAGCCGGATGGCTCCATCCGCCGGCTGGCGGTGGCCCATGTGGACCCGGCCCGGGCGGAGCTCGCCTGGGAGATGGCCCGGCGCTACCCCATCCGCCTCGACGAGAACAGTGGCTCGGGCGCCGTCATCCGCACCGGGAAGACGCAGCTGCTGGCCGACGTCCCCGACCAGGCCTTCGTCCAACATGCGCGCGACGCCCGGCACCTGGAGTTGCTGCGAGGGCTCAAGGCCACCTCCGCGCTGATCGTCCCCCTGCACGCCCGCGGCCGCACGTTCGGAGCGCTCTCCCTCGGCTACGCGAGCCCGGGCCACCACTACGGCCCGGAGGAGCAGCTGCTGGCCGAGGATCTGGCGCGCCGCGCCGCGCTCGCGGTGGACAACGCGCGCCTCTACCGCGAGGCCCAGCTCGCGGTGCAGCTGCGCGACGAGTTCCTCTCTGTGGCCTCGCACGAGCTGAAGACGCCCCTCACGCCCCTGTACCTCAAGCTGTCCGCCCTGTCGCGCGAGCTCCCGCGCTGCTGCGAGGGGGACACCCGCTCCCAGGGCCTCCAGCGCCATGTGGACGTGGCCCGGCGTCAAGTGCACAAGATGTCCACGCTCATCAACTCGCTGCTCGACATCAGCCGCCTCTCGCAGGGGAAGCTGAAGCTGGAGCCGGAGGACACGGACCTGGGCGAGGTGCTGGCCGAGGTGGTGGCCTGGTTCGTGCCCGAGGCGGCCCGGGTGGGCTCGGAGCTGCGGGTGGAGGGAGAAGCGCGGATGCCCGGCCGTTGGGACAGGCTGCGGCTGGAGCAGGTCGTCACGAATCTGCTCTCCAACGCCATCCGCTACGGCGCCGGCCACCCCATCGCCGCCCGGCTGGAGGTGGAGGGGGATCTCGCGCGGCTGGTGGTGAGGGACCAGGGCATCGGCATCGCGCCCGAGGCGCAGGAGCGCATCTTCGGCAAGTTCGAGCGGGCCGTGTCGGACCGTCACTCCGGCGGCCTGGGACTGGGGCTCTACATCACCCGGAGCATCGTGGAGGTCATGGGCGGAAGCATCCGGGTCGAGAGCCGCCTGGGCGAGGGCTCCACCTTCATCGTCGAGCTGCCCCGCTGTCAGGACACCCGGTGA
- a CDS encoding metallophosphoesterase: protein MSRTIVVGDLHGCYDEALELLGRVGATASDRIIFTGDLVDRGPKRRECVELAMKHESILGNHEEKHLQQRRRKDADLLPDHLETRQALGPEHLEYFATLPLFIRLPEHNAVVVHAGVLPGKPIEAQDPYHLLHAQCVRPPDRKSFWPSKAPADHRFWTHHWKGPERVIFGHTVFDRPLVTEHAVGIDTGCVYGRSLTAVVLPSWELVSVPARRTYRGGKDVSLLPVHGDVNVFS from the coding sequence ATGTCCCGCACCATCGTCGTCGGGGACCTCCACGGCTGTTACGACGAGGCCCTGGAGCTGCTCGGCCGGGTGGGAGCCACCGCGAGCGACCGGATCATCTTCACGGGTGACCTGGTCGACCGGGGCCCCAAGCGCCGCGAGTGCGTCGAGCTCGCCATGAAGCACGAGTCCATCCTCGGCAACCACGAGGAGAAGCACTTGCAACAGCGCCGCCGCAAGGACGCCGACCTGCTTCCGGACCACCTGGAGACCCGGCAGGCGCTCGGCCCCGAGCACCTGGAGTACTTCGCCACCCTGCCCCTCTTCATCCGCCTGCCCGAGCACAACGCCGTCGTTGTCCACGCGGGCGTCCTGCCCGGCAAGCCGATCGAGGCGCAGGATCCCTACCATCTGTTGCACGCCCAGTGCGTGAGGCCGCCGGACCGCAAGAGCTTCTGGCCCTCGAAGGCGCCCGCCGACCACCGCTTCTGGACACACCACTGGAAGGGCCCCGAGCGCGTCATCTTCGGACATACCGTGTTCGACCGGCCGCTCGTCACCGAGCACGCGGTGGGCATCGACACCGGGTGTGTCTATGGCCGCTCGCTCACCGCGGTGGTGCTTCCCTCGTGGGAGCTCGTCTCGGTGCCCGCTCGGCGGACGTACCGGGGCGGCAAGGACGTGAGCCTGCTCCCCGTCCACGGCGACGTGAACGTGTTCTCCTGA
- a CDS encoding sialidase family protein, producing the protein MTKNTRAWRWGPLLALSVGALSSLHCIELPAKSFSCSTDGDCEGLKGPGGESYVCVSGGWCAGPEQSPGGACPQIPTASSCSTSNWCWDNPLSEGRTLFTVRGRSATDVWAVGDRGIALHWDGNCWSRQPPGGTQPLRAAWPAAGKTWWFGGNGGTLFKWDGSTWASQALAEQLIIHDIEGASETSAVAVGQSGALYTFNGQQWSAQTWNTGGFPPPDLLAVWPVSNTEAWAVGRGGTLVHGVEGRWSFANRQGSVDLMAIAPGANAGTAYAVGRGTLATYANSTWSTSGYATSATPLNGVWTSGGVTRIVGPASNIHVLGRSTEPSGTPQVLNSIWGNDEALWAVGAAGAIVRRGTAQWSEVPGGVTRALNGFWGTDDLNLWAAGDNDLIMRRENNLWAPVTPPEQGAFKAIWGSGDLLLVGTGGGRLLAFRNGQWTQETGDVLATSVNALWGTGPASVWAVGDNGLISRRNADGTWTSEGRLSTDRLNAIWGSSASDVWAVGNGGIIYHRDSTGWLRQKLPTSTDLFGVWGSGPNDVWAVGNGGAIFRYDGKAWTTTPIQVGTQSFRAISGRSADNVWAVGDGGAIAFWNGKSWTAQVSGVDESLRAVWVTPSTTWVGGTNGTVLRLKP; encoded by the coding sequence GTGACAAAGAACACGCGTGCGTGGCGCTGGGGACCCTTGCTGGCCTTGTCCGTGGGGGCGCTCTCGTCCCTCCACTGCATCGAGCTTCCCGCGAAGTCCTTCTCCTGCTCGACCGATGGGGACTGCGAGGGGCTGAAGGGCCCTGGCGGAGAGTCCTACGTCTGCGTGAGCGGGGGCTGGTGCGCCGGACCCGAGCAGTCGCCGGGCGGCGCCTGCCCTCAGATCCCGACCGCCTCCTCCTGCTCCACCTCCAACTGGTGCTGGGACAACCCGCTCTCCGAGGGACGCACGCTGTTCACCGTCCGGGGCCGCTCCGCGACGGACGTCTGGGCCGTGGGCGACAGGGGCATCGCCCTGCATTGGGATGGCAACTGCTGGTCCCGCCAGCCGCCCGGCGGAACCCAGCCGCTGCGTGCCGCCTGGCCCGCCGCGGGGAAGACGTGGTGGTTCGGCGGAAACGGCGGCACCCTGTTCAAGTGGGATGGCTCGACCTGGGCCTCCCAGGCCCTCGCCGAGCAGTTGATCATCCACGACATCGAGGGAGCCTCGGAAACGTCCGCGGTCGCGGTGGGACAGTCCGGCGCCCTCTACACCTTCAATGGCCAGCAGTGGAGCGCCCAGACGTGGAACACCGGCGGCTTCCCTCCGCCCGATCTCCTGGCCGTGTGGCCCGTCTCGAACACCGAGGCCTGGGCGGTGGGCAGGGGCGGCACCCTCGTGCATGGGGTGGAGGGACGCTGGTCCTTCGCCAACAGGCAGGGCTCCGTGGACCTGATGGCCATCGCCCCCGGAGCCAATGCCGGTACGGCCTACGCCGTGGGCCGGGGCACCCTCGCGACCTATGCCAACTCCACGTGGTCGACGTCCGGCTACGCGACGTCCGCCACGCCCCTCAATGGGGTGTGGACCAGCGGTGGCGTCACGCGGATCGTCGGGCCCGCGTCGAACATCCACGTCCTGGGCAGGTCCACCGAGCCGAGCGGCACGCCCCAGGTGCTCAACTCCATCTGGGGCAATGACGAGGCGCTCTGGGCGGTCGGGGCCGCGGGCGCCATCGTGCGACGGGGGACGGCCCAGTGGTCGGAGGTCCCCGGCGGCGTGACGCGCGCCCTCAACGGCTTCTGGGGCACCGACGATCTCAATCTCTGGGCGGCCGGGGACAACGACCTGATCATGCGCCGCGAGAACAACCTCTGGGCGCCCGTGACGCCTCCGGAGCAGGGCGCCTTCAAGGCCATCTGGGGGAGCGGGGACCTGCTGCTGGTGGGGACGGGCGGGGGCAGGCTCCTGGCGTTCAGGAACGGCCAGTGGACGCAGGAGACCGGCGACGTGCTCGCGACCAGCGTGAACGCCCTCTGGGGAACGGGACCGGCATCGGTGTGGGCCGTGGGCGACAACGGGCTCATCTCGCGGCGCAATGCCGATGGCACCTGGACCAGCGAGGGGAGGCTCAGCACCGATCGGCTGAACGCCATCTGGGGCTCCTCCGCCAGCGATGTCTGGGCGGTGGGCAACGGCGGCATCATCTACCACCGGGACTCGACGGGCTGGCTCAGGCAGAAGCTGCCCACGTCGACCGATCTCTTCGGCGTGTGGGGCTCGGGTCCGAACGACGTGTGGGCGGTGGGCAACGGCGGAGCCATCTTCCGCTACGACGGCAAGGCCTGGACGACCACGCCCATCCAGGTGGGGACCCAGAGCTTCCGCGCCATCTCCGGACGGAGCGCGGACAACGTGTGGGCCGTGGGCGACGGTGGCGCCATCGCGTTCTGGAACGGGAAGAGCTGGACGGCCCAGGTGAGCGGCGTCGACGAGAGCCTGCGGGCGGTATGGGTGACCCCGAGCACCACGTGGGTGGGTGGCACCAATGGGACGGTCCTTCGGTTGAAACCGTGA
- a CDS encoding serine/threonine-protein kinase: protein MLGDDSASGKTRLTPAQPSPAVAMPAQTQPAMGAGAFKGGPGSQVGIPSVADPLLGTQLGEYIIQEQIGIGGMGIVYRGEQPLIGKKVAIKVLRPDVGDQSMYVERLLVEARAVNAIRHRGIIDIFSFGKMPDGRQYFVMEYLEGSPLDTWLDLRGPLSVHEAIRLSDEILDALTAAHEAGVIHRDLKPNNIFLARQPGGGHYVKVLDFGLAKQLSNSPGLSQQTLHGLIIGTPEYMAPEQVRGDPVSPKTDLYAFGIILFQLLTGQRPFTARAPMEYLVHHLEHTPPSPLELKPELPPALAKLVLRLLEKAPAARPSAEEVRASLQEILDGLPIPEGMRPSREMRSILVAGPEVRPVLPPPPLPPPPREKPEVSAAPSGKPQRFSTRTRLVAGVAAGLLLLTAGVAVLLRSPDPKPEATPPASSVTEAPAKPPPAAPSTELAANPGPTVPPPVVENTPPGPTPVETPSRVSGPSKVNTERKPYLLTRIARLERRLRASSLSSDEQESARRLLNKARVRAESASTADERKQVQLNLDIWERQYLRN, encoded by the coding sequence GTGCTAGGTGACGACTCCGCCTCCGGCAAGACGCGGCTGACGCCGGCCCAACCGAGTCCCGCCGTCGCCATGCCCGCCCAGACCCAGCCGGCCATGGGCGCTGGGGCCTTCAAGGGCGGCCCCGGGTCACAGGTCGGCATCCCGAGCGTCGCCGACCCGCTGCTCGGCACGCAGCTGGGTGAGTACATCATCCAGGAGCAGATCGGCATCGGCGGCATGGGCATCGTCTACCGGGGCGAGCAGCCGTTGATTGGCAAGAAGGTGGCCATCAAGGTCCTGCGGCCCGACGTGGGCGATCAATCCATGTACGTGGAGCGGTTGCTCGTCGAGGCCCGCGCGGTCAACGCCATCCGCCACCGGGGAATCATCGACATCTTCAGCTTCGGCAAGATGCCGGATGGCCGCCAGTACTTCGTCATGGAGTACCTGGAGGGCAGCCCGCTCGACACCTGGCTCGACCTCCGCGGGCCGCTCTCCGTGCACGAGGCGATCCGGCTGTCCGACGAAATCCTGGACGCGCTCACCGCCGCGCACGAGGCCGGCGTCATCCACCGCGACCTCAAGCCCAACAACATCTTCCTGGCGCGGCAGCCCGGCGGCGGCCACTACGTGAAGGTGTTGGACTTCGGACTGGCCAAGCAGCTGTCCAACAGCCCGGGGCTCTCGCAGCAGACGCTGCACGGGTTGATCATCGGCACGCCGGAGTACATGGCGCCGGAGCAGGTGCGCGGCGATCCGGTGAGCCCCAAGACGGACCTCTACGCCTTCGGCATCATCCTCTTCCAACTGCTGACCGGGCAGCGCCCCTTCACGGCCCGGGCGCCCATGGAGTACCTGGTCCACCACCTGGAGCACACGCCGCCCTCGCCGCTCGAGCTGAAGCCGGAGCTGCCCCCCGCGCTCGCGAAGCTCGTGCTGAGACTGCTGGAGAAGGCACCGGCCGCGCGCCCCTCGGCGGAAGAGGTGCGTGCCAGTCTCCAGGAAATCCTGGACGGCCTGCCTATCCCGGAAGGAATGCGCCCCTCGCGCGAGATGCGGAGCATCCTGGTGGCCGGCCCGGAAGTCCGGCCCGTCCTACCGCCACCGCCACTGCCACCGCCACCACGGGAAAAGCCGGAAGTGAGCGCGGCCCCGAGCGGCAAGCCCCAGCGCTTCTCCACCCGGACCCGTCTGGTGGCGGGAGTGGCCGCCGGGTTGCTCCTGCTCACCGCTGGCGTGGCGGTGCTGCTGCGGAGCCCGGATCCGAAGCCCGAGGCCACGCCCCCGGCCAGCTCCGTGACCGAGGCCCCGGCGAAGCCCCCTCCGGCCGCGCCCTCCACCGAGCTCGCCGCCAACCCCGGCCCCACCGTTCCCCCTCCCGTCGTGGAGAACACCCCGCCAGGTCCAACTCCCGTGGAGACCCCTTCCCGCGTGAGCGGCCCGTCCAAGGTGAACACCGAGCGCAAGCCGTACCTGCTCACGCGCATCGCGCGCCTGGAGCGGAGGCTGCGCGCGAGCTCGCTCTCCTCGGATGAGCAGGAGAGCGCGCGCCGCCTGCTGAACAAGGCACGCGTCAGGGCGGAGAGCGCCTCGACCGCCGACGAGCGCAAGCAGGTGCAGCTCAACCTCGACATCTGGGAGCGCCAGTACCTGAGGAACTGA
- a CDS encoding sensor histidine kinase — protein sequence MSARVVTLLLLEDSPEDRHVFRTYLEQTGEYTFRFLEEEDVDKAFELCARESVDCVLLDYELPGLSGLDFLRRLRAEEGYLRPPVVMLTGRGNERIAVEALMSGVSDYLVKSEVTPESLFRAVRNAVEKEDIRKRFAEQRTRAGLAEERLQLVLEVLNHGDALFVLDKDFRILFVNSSQERLSGVPRTKSLDRKLWDVWPAAADPNRKYWLEYNRAMRERVPVHFEEYFPPRNIWTDVSVYPTRDGGIAVFYRDISEKKRSEEAARAEERRRADFEQQLIGIVSHDLRNPITAISLGVASLLRREDMAERALKTLVRIQSSAERASRMIRDLLDFTKARLGGGISLYRMPMELHHLTRTVVEETRMSFPEREVRLEASGDGQGEWDSDRVAQILTNLITNALKYSPPETPVLVRTLGDAESVVLEVHNQGLPIPLTVLSHLFEPMRRGTSQADSVGRSIGLGLFIVDHIVRAHGGTIDVRSTESDGTTFGVRLPRSPPEHTRLRN from the coding sequence ATGAGTGCTCGCGTCGTGACGTTGCTCCTCCTGGAGGACAGTCCAGAGGATCGGCACGTGTTCCGGACGTACCTGGAGCAGACCGGGGAGTACACCTTCCGCTTCCTGGAAGAAGAGGACGTGGACAAGGCCTTCGAGCTCTGCGCGCGCGAGTCGGTGGATTGCGTCCTCCTCGACTACGAGCTGCCAGGCCTCAGCGGACTGGACTTCCTCCGCCGGCTGCGGGCCGAGGAGGGGTACCTCCGCCCGCCCGTCGTGATGCTGACCGGGCGAGGGAACGAGCGGATCGCGGTCGAGGCGCTCATGAGCGGGGTGTCCGACTACCTGGTGAAGTCGGAGGTGACGCCCGAGAGCCTCTTCCGCGCGGTCCGCAACGCGGTGGAGAAGGAGGACATCCGCAAGCGCTTCGCCGAGCAGCGCACGCGGGCCGGGCTCGCGGAGGAGCGGCTCCAGCTCGTCCTGGAGGTGCTGAACCACGGAGATGCGCTGTTCGTCCTCGACAAGGACTTCCGCATCCTCTTCGTCAACAGCAGCCAGGAGCGCCTCTCCGGAGTACCTCGCACCAAGAGCCTGGATCGCAAGCTCTGGGACGTCTGGCCCGCGGCCGCGGACCCGAACAGAAAGTATTGGCTCGAGTACAACCGGGCCATGCGCGAGCGGGTGCCGGTGCATTTCGAGGAGTACTTCCCGCCCCGGAACATCTGGACGGACGTCAGCGTCTACCCCACGCGCGACGGGGGCATCGCCGTCTTCTACCGGGACATCAGCGAGAAGAAGCGGAGCGAGGAGGCCGCCCGGGCCGAGGAGCGGCGGCGCGCCGACTTCGAGCAGCAGCTCATCGGCATCGTCAGCCACGATCTGCGCAACCCCATCACGGCCATCTCCCTGGGAGTGGCGAGCCTGCTGCGCCGCGAGGACATGGCCGAGCGCGCCCTCAAGACGCTCGTGCGCATCCAGTCCTCGGCCGAGCGCGCCAGCCGGATGATCCGCGACCTGCTCGACTTCACGAAGGCCCGGCTGGGGGGTGGCATCTCCCTCTATCGGATGCCCATGGAGCTGCACCACCTCACCCGGACCGTGGTGGAGGAGACCCGGATGTCCTTCCCCGAGCGCGAGGTGCGGCTCGAGGCGTCCGGTGATGGGCAGGGAGAGTGGGACTCGGACAGGGTGGCGCAGATCCTCACCAACCTCATCACCAACGCCTTGAAGTACAGCCCGCCGGAGACCCCAGTCCTGGTGCGGACGCTCGGGGACGCCGAGAGCGTGGTGCTGGAGGTCCACAACCAGGGGCTTCCCATTCCGCTCACCGTCCTCTCACACCTCTTCGAGCCCATGCGGCGGGGAACGAGCCAGGCGGACTCCGTGGGCCGCAGCATCGGCCTCGGGCTCTTCATCGTGGACCACATCGTCCGGGCGCACGGCGGCACCATCGACGTGCGGTCCACCGAGTCCGATGGCACCACCTTCGGTGTGCGGCTGCCGCGCAGTCCTCCCGAGCACACGAGGCTGCGCAACTGA
- a CDS encoding response regulator, giving the protein MKRASPILVVEDNDEDFDMLQMTFQRESIPNPLYRCTEGEEALEFLHQTGRYADPEKAPWPGLILLDLNLAGLDGRQVLEHVKNDPRLKSIPVLVFSTSGNPKDVQSAYAHGASGYLLKPVDLPRFERMIRLFKDFWLDHIVLPEGEGTRR; this is encoded by the coding sequence GTGAAACGCGCTTCGCCCATCCTCGTGGTGGAGGACAACGACGAGGACTTCGACATGCTCCAGATGACCTTCCAGCGCGAGTCCATCCCCAACCCCCTCTATCGCTGCACGGAGGGCGAGGAGGCGCTCGAGTTCCTCCACCAGACTGGCCGCTACGCGGATCCGGAGAAGGCGCCCTGGCCGGGTCTCATCCTCCTGGATCTGAACCTCGCTGGCCTGGACGGCAGGCAGGTGCTCGAGCATGTCAAGAATGACCCACGCCTCAAGAGCATCCCCGTCTTAGTGTTCTCCACCTCGGGCAACCCAAAGGACGTGCAGAGCGCATATGCGCACGGCGCGAGTGGTTACCTCCTCAAGCCGGTGGATCTGCCGAGGTTCGAGAGAATGATTCGACTCTTCAAGGACTTCTGGCTGGACCACATCGTCCTCCCTGAAGGGGAGGGCACCCGGAGATGA
- a CDS encoding ATP-binding protein, translating into MRTDAAGPGQAVDLTNCDKEPIHIPGGIQPHGVLLVLQEPTLTIRQVSENAQVLLGVPAQALLGTALEALLPTSQADSVRASLLSERLADNNPLKLSLQAHGQERFFNGIAHRHKGRLILELEPATEQEALPFFGFYHQARGSMSRLRDARDLRALCEEAVREVRRLTGFDRVIIYRFDADWNGQVLAEDRVEKADPYLGLHFPASDIPRQARELYTLNWLRIIPTVDYVPARMLGLPEEAALGPLDMSFCVLRSVSPIHLEYLHNMGAFASMSISLLEQGRLWGLISCTHVSGPKYVPYEVRTACEFVGEFMSSFLSTKEGQEDYDQRLRTRSVQARLLERMTRNLDFAEGLCHPPPELLELTGASGAAVYFNGKTTIVGAAPSDEQLQSLIRWLGERPEQREVFTTTFLSRDYPEAEGFKDVAAGLIAAPMSRGRHNYVLWFRPEVVQTVEWGGNPNKPVDLRDDQLRLHPRKSFALWQETVRGKSLPWKDYEVEAAEELRRNIIDIVLQRSEELLKLNTELERSNVELDSFAYAAGHDLKEPLRGIHNYTSLVLREEGGGLNPTNQKRMDTVVRLTQRMESLINSLLHYSQVGRTELSLRETDLNEVLSSVLELMKPRIDEAQVEVRVPSPLPPARCDRVRMAEVFTNLLTNAIKYNDKEKRWVEIGSASTPDGATAYYVRDNGIGIKPEYHDTVFRIFKRLHGRDKFGGGTGTGLTIVKRLIERHNGRIWLESQPGVGTTFFFTLGGEQTEPVATEDGT; encoded by the coding sequence ATGAGGACGGATGCAGCCGGGCCCGGTCAGGCGGTGGATCTGACCAACTGTGACAAGGAGCCCATCCACATTCCGGGAGGCATCCAACCTCATGGGGTGCTGCTGGTCCTTCAGGAGCCCACGCTGACGATCCGCCAGGTCAGCGAGAATGCCCAGGTGCTGCTCGGCGTCCCGGCCCAGGCCCTGCTGGGGACCGCGCTCGAGGCACTCCTGCCGACGTCCCAGGCCGACAGCGTCCGCGCGAGCCTCCTCTCGGAGCGGCTCGCGGACAACAACCCGCTCAAGCTCTCCCTCCAGGCCCATGGCCAGGAGCGCTTCTTCAATGGCATCGCGCACCGGCACAAGGGCCGGCTCATCCTCGAGCTCGAGCCCGCGACCGAACAGGAGGCGCTGCCCTTCTTCGGCTTCTACCACCAGGCGCGCGGCTCCATGTCACGCCTGCGTGACGCCAGGGACCTGCGCGCCCTGTGCGAGGAGGCCGTGCGGGAGGTGCGCCGGCTCACCGGCTTCGACCGCGTCATCATCTATCGCTTCGACGCGGACTGGAACGGCCAGGTGCTCGCCGAGGACCGGGTGGAGAAAGCCGATCCGTACCTGGGCCTGCACTTCCCCGCCTCGGACATCCCCCGCCAGGCGCGCGAGCTCTACACCCTCAACTGGCTGCGCATCATCCCGACCGTCGACTACGTCCCCGCGCGCATGCTCGGGCTGCCAGAGGAGGCGGCGCTCGGACCGCTCGACATGTCCTTCTGCGTGCTGCGCAGCGTGTCGCCCATCCACCTCGAGTACCTGCACAACATGGGGGCGTTCGCCTCGATGAGCATCTCGCTCCTCGAGCAGGGGCGCCTCTGGGGCCTCATCTCCTGCACGCACGTGTCCGGCCCCAAGTACGTCCCCTACGAGGTGCGCACGGCGTGTGAGTTCGTCGGCGAGTTCATGTCCTCGTTCCTCTCCACCAAGGAGGGCCAGGAGGACTACGACCAGCGCCTGCGGACCAGGTCCGTCCAGGCCCGGCTGCTGGAGCGCATGACGCGCAACCTCGACTTCGCCGAGGGGCTCTGCCATCCACCTCCGGAGCTGCTCGAGCTCACGGGCGCCAGTGGCGCGGCCGTCTACTTCAACGGCAAGACGACCATCGTCGGCGCCGCTCCCTCGGACGAGCAGCTCCAGAGCCTCATCCGCTGGCTGGGCGAGCGGCCGGAGCAACGGGAGGTGTTCACCACCACGTTTCTCTCGCGGGACTACCCCGAGGCGGAGGGCTTCAAGGACGTCGCGGCCGGCCTCATCGCCGCTCCCATGTCCCGGGGCCGGCACAACTACGTCCTGTGGTTCCGCCCCGAGGTGGTGCAGACGGTGGAGTGGGGCGGCAACCCGAACAAGCCGGTGGACCTGCGTGACGACCAGCTCCGGCTCCACCCGCGCAAGTCCTTCGCCCTCTGGCAGGAGACGGTGCGCGGCAAGTCCCTGCCCTGGAAGGACTACGAGGTGGAGGCGGCGGAGGAGCTGCGCAGGAACATCATCGACATCGTCCTGCAGCGCAGCGAGGAGCTGCTCAAGCTCAACACGGAGCTGGAGCGCAGCAACGTGGAGCTGGACTCCTTCGCCTATGCCGCCGGACATGATCTCAAGGAGCCGCTCCGGGGCATCCACAACTACACCAGCCTGGTCCTGCGGGAGGAGGGCGGTGGCCTCAACCCCACCAACCAGAAGCGCATGGACACGGTGGTGCGGCTCACGCAGCGCATGGAGAGCCTCATCAACTCGCTCCTGCATTACTCGCAGGTGGGCCGCACCGAGCTCTCCCTCCGGGAGACGGATCTCAACGAGGTCCTCTCATCGGTGCTGGAGTTGATGAAGCCGCGCATCGACGAGGCCCAGGTGGAGGTCCGCGTCCCCAGCCCCCTGCCGCCCGCGCGGTGCGATCGGGTGCGGATGGCCGAGGTCTTCACCAACCTCCTCACCAACGCCATCAAGTACAACGACAAGGAGAAGCGGTGGGTGGAGATCGGCTCCGCGAGCACGCCCGACGGGGCCACCGCCTACTACGTGCGTGACAACGGAATCGGCATCAAGCCCGAGTACCACGACACCGTCTTCCGCATCTTCAAGCGGCTGCACGGACGCGACAAGTTCGGCGGTGGCACCGGCACGGGGCTGACGATCGTCAAGCGCCTCATCGAGCGGCACAACGGCCGCATCTGGCTGGAGTCCCAACCGGGCGTGGGCACCACCTTCTTCTTCACCCTCGGCGGTGAGCAGACGGAGCCCGTCGCCACGGAGGATGGGACGTGA